In one Mucilaginibacter sp. PAMB04168 genomic region, the following are encoded:
- a CDS encoding glycosyltransferase, whose translation MKILHIVPSYKPAYVYGGPIESVARLCEGLAADGNTVHVYTTTANGPTELDIAPGQTMNVDGVQVTYFKRITKDPTHVSPALWRTLYQTAKQYDVIHIHSWWNILVMVAVKICLMKKAKVIVAPRGMLSNYIFTSGSSKAKQLMHKLFGYSLLKKTHFHATADAEYQECRALIPGWQGFVMPNILSLPGTDIVRQENDVFTLLFLSRIHPKKGLEILFQAISQFNFKVKLKIAGDGDADYIAQLKALATQLNISHNVEWLGWKSREDKFTELLQADLFVLTSFNENFANVVVEALHMGTPVLISEDVALAGFVKNNDAGWVCTLTVDDIAAKLTEAESQVEKRQHIRRNGREIINGVFAESKLIAGYIHAYKQIISGN comes from the coding sequence ATGAAAATTTTACACATCGTACCTTCTTACAAACCCGCTTACGTGTATGGCGGCCCCATTGAGTCGGTTGCACGTTTATGTGAAGGATTAGCTGCAGACGGGAATACCGTACATGTGTATACAACAACAGCAAACGGGCCAACTGAGCTTGACATAGCGCCAGGCCAGACTATGAACGTTGATGGTGTGCAGGTAACGTATTTTAAGCGCATAACTAAAGATCCAACGCATGTATCGCCGGCACTTTGGCGTACACTGTACCAAACAGCCAAGCAATACGATGTAATACATATTCATTCCTGGTGGAATATACTCGTTATGGTGGCCGTAAAAATTTGCTTAATGAAAAAGGCAAAAGTAATCGTTGCACCCAGGGGTATGCTGAGCAATTATATATTTACATCCGGCAGCAGTAAAGCCAAACAGCTTATGCACAAATTATTTGGCTATAGCTTGCTGAAAAAAACGCACTTTCATGCCACAGCCGATGCAGAATATCAGGAGTGCAGGGCACTTATACCTGGTTGGCAGGGTTTTGTGATGCCTAACATATTATCATTGCCGGGCACGGACATTGTACGCCAGGAAAATGATGTGTTCACATTGTTGTTTTTATCAAGAATACACCCTAAAAAAGGTCTTGAAATACTGTTTCAAGCCATTAGTCAATTTAACTTTAAGGTTAAGCTTAAGATTGCCGGCGACGGGGACGCAGATTATATTGCACAACTAAAAGCCTTGGCAACACAGTTAAATATAAGTCATAACGTAGAATGGCTGGGATGGAAATCGAGGGAGGATAAGTTCACTGAACTCTTGCAGGCCGATCTATTTGTCTTAACCTCTTTCAATGAAAACTTTGCCAATGTAGTGGTGGAGGCATTGCACATGGGCACTCCTGTGCTTATTTCTGAAGATGTAGCTTTAGCAGGCTTCGTTAAGAATAACGATGCCGGTTGGGTTTGCACCTTAACGGTTGATGACATAGCCGCAAAGCTTACAGAAGCTGAGAGTCAGGTAGAAAAGCGGCAGCATATTCGCCGCAATGGCCGGGAAATCATAAACGGTGTGTTTGCCGAATCAAAGCTTATTGCCGGTTATATACATGCTTATAAGCAAATTATATCAGGCAATTGA